In Miscanthus floridulus cultivar M001 chromosome 5, ASM1932011v1, whole genome shotgun sequence, one genomic interval encodes:
- the LOC136450745 gene encoding uncharacterized protein, giving the protein MLTLHTIQSCPSLRRSSLFRRALLGRKRSFISASGSEDAEAGSPPPLGGDKRQQEVLAQMAMLQAQKVRITEFLDERSAYLTKFAKDADSEFDLIGQNAMKELDAVGDQILERLDSKMQAFEETAEAQRQEIEMNDKVLEDFEDWIEKEKNEGMFFQSLGKVKPRNKKEIKVQAKVEAQKVKEIAKESAGSKTRMNIYLGLMGILGITIANAIFATPEVEWRKVAALGLIFIGLVAQVIYEQDISPPKAEKTEKKEE; this is encoded by the exons ATGCTTACTCTCCATACCATTCAGTCATGCCCCTCACTGCGCAGATCCTCTCTGTTCCGGCGTGCTCTGCTAGGTAGGAAGAGATCTTTCATTTCTGCCAGCGGTTCTGAAGATGCTGAAGCCGGTAGTCCCCCGCCGCTTGGCGGCGACAAACGTCAGCAGGAGGTCCTTGCGCAGATGGCCATGCTTCAGGCGCAGAAGGTGCGCATCACGGAGTTCTTGGACGAGCGCTCTGCGTACCTGACCAAGTTCGCCAAGGACGCCGACTCCGAGTTCGACCTGATTGGACAGAACGCTATGAAAGAACTTGATGCGGTTGGTGACCAG ATATTGGAGAGGCTCGACAGCAAGATGCAAGCCTTCGAGGAGACGGCTGAGGCACAGAGGCAAGAGATAGAAATGAACGATAAGGTGTTAGAGGACTTTGAAGACTGGATTGAAAAGGAGAAAAACGAAGGAATGTTCTTCCAGAGCCTTGGCAAGGTCAAGCCTCGGAACAAGAAGGAAATAAAGGTGCAAGCCAAGGTGGAAGCACAGAAGGTCAAAGAGATTGCAAAAGAGAGTGCAGGATCAAAAACTCGTATGAACATTTACCTGGGCCTGATGGGAATACTCGGGATTACAATTGCCAATGCCATCTTTGCAACACCAGAGGTGGAATGGAGGAAGGTGGCTGCTCTGGGTCTAATTTTCATTGGCCTGGTTGCTCAGGTCATCTACGAGCAGGATATCTCACCACCGAAAGCTGAGAAGACAGAGaaaaaagaagaataa
- the LOC136453557 gene encoding probable LRR receptor-like serine/threonine-protein kinase At5g45780 isoform X2, with product MGLFPFQSYLRANYLQGGMPSEIGELMHLTILDLSSNLLRSTILGLIGSLTHLSFLNLSTNLFSREIPNVGALGTFKNSSAHVMQVQCV from the exons ATGGGCCTTTTTCCTTTTCAGAG TTACCTGAGAGCCAACTACCTACAAGGAGGTATGCCTTCAGAGATTGGCGAGCTCATGCACCTCACAATCTT GGACCTGTCAAGTAATCTGTTGAGAAGCACAATACTAGGCTTGATTGGAAGCCTCACTCACCTTAGCTTTCT GAACCTGTCTACTAATTTATTCTCCAGAGAGATCCCAAATGTCGGTGCCCTCGGGACCTTCAAAAACAGCTC TGCTCACGTGATGCAG GTGCAATGTGTGTGA
- the LOC136453557 gene encoding LRR receptor-like serine/threonine-protein kinase FEI 1 isoform X1, with the protein MGLFPFQSYLRANYLQGGMPSEIGELMHLTILDLSSNLLRSTILGLIGSLTHLSFLNLSTNLFSREIPNVGALGTFKNSSFVENLELCVLSIQKGCRGTLGFPAMLPHSDPFSSAGKSFISIRVIVLNSFFTILVQVQCV; encoded by the exons ATGGGCCTTTTTCCTTTTCAGAG TTACCTGAGAGCCAACTACCTACAAGGAGGTATGCCTTCAGAGATTGGCGAGCTCATGCACCTCACAATCTT GGACCTGTCAAGTAATCTGTTGAGAAGCACAATACTAGGCTTGATTGGAAGCCTCACTCACCTTAGCTTTCT GAACCTGTCTACTAATTTATTCTCCAGAGAGATCCCAAATGTCGGTGCCCTCGGGACCTTCAAAAACAGCTC GTTCGTCGAAAATCTGGAACTTTGTGTCCTATCCATCCAGAAGGGTTGCCGTGGAACCCTCGGCTTTCCTGCTATGCTGCCGCACTCCGATCCATTCTCTTCAGCTGGCAAGTCTTTCATTTCTATTCGTGTTATAGTGTTGAACTCTTTTTTCACAATTTTGGTGCAGGTGCAATGTGTGTGA
- the LOC136450746 gene encoding coronatine-insensitive protein homolog 1a yields the protein MGGEVPEPRRLSRALSFGCGAVPEEALHLVFGYVDDPRDREAASLVCRRWHRIDALSRKHVTVGFCYAVEPARLLARFPRLESLALKGRPRAAMYGLIPEDFGAYAAPWVAQLAAPLDCLKALHLRRMTVTDQDIAVLVRARGHMLQVLKLDKCSGFSTDALRLVARSCRSLRTLFLEECTIADEGSEWLHELAVNNSVLVSLNFYMTELKVEPADLELLAKNCKSLISLKMSECDVSDLIGFLQTSKALQEFAGGAFFEVGEYTNYEKVKFPPRLCFLGGLTFMGKNEMPVIFPYSAMLKKLDLQYTFLTTEDHCQLIAKCPNLLVLEVRNVIGDRGLEVVGDTCKKLRRLRIERGDDDPGQEEQGGVSQIGLTAVAVGCRELEYIAAYVSDITNGALESIGTFCKNLYDFRLVLLDKQNKITDLPLDNGVRALLRNCTKLRRFAFYLRPGGLSDVGLGYIGLYSGNIQYMLLGNVGESDSGLIQFAMGCTKLRKLELRSCCFSERALAVAVLQMPSLRYIWVQGHRASQTGQDLMLMARPYWNIEFAPPCPESAYRVMADGQPCVDTHAQVLAYYSLAGRRPDCPQWLVTLHPA from the exons ATGGGCGGCGAGGTGCCGGAGCCGCGCCGGCTGAGCCGCGCGCTCAGCTTCGGTTGCGGCGCCGTCCCCGAGGAGGCGCTGCACCTCGTGTTCGGCTACGTGGACGACCCGCGCGACCGGGAGGCGGCCTCGCTCGTGTGCCGCCGCTGGCACCGCATCGACGCGCTCTCGCGCAAGCACGTCACCGTCGGCTTCTGCTACGCCGTGGAGCCCGCGCGGCTGCTCGCCAGGTTCCCGCGGCTCGAGTCGCTCGCGCTCAAGGGGAGGCCCCGCGCCGCCATGTACGGGCTCATCCCCGAGGACTTCGGCGCCTACGCGGCGCCCTGGGTCGCCCAGCTCGCCGCGCCGCTCGACTGCCTCAAGGCGCTCCACCTGCGCCGCATGACCGTCACCGACCAGGACATCGCCGTGCTCGTACGCGCGCGCGGCCACATGCTGCAGGTGCTCAAGCTCGACAAGTGCTCCGGCTTCTCAACGGACGCCCTCCGCCTCGTCGCCCGCTCCTGCAG ATCTCTGAGAACTTTGTTCCTGGAAGAATGCACAATTGCCGATGAAGGGAGTGAATGGCTCCATGAACTCGCTGTCAACAATTCTGTTCTGGTGTCACTGAACTTCTACATGACGGAACTCAAAGTGGAACCTGCTGATCTGGAGCTTCTTGCAAAGAACTGTAAATCATTGATTTCTTTGAAGATGAGTGAGTGTGATGTTTCAGATCTGATTGGTTTTCTCCAAACCTCCAAAGCATTGCAAGAATTCGCTGGAGGGGCTTTTTTTGAAGTTGGAGAGTACACCAATTACGAAAAGGTCAAGTTCCCACCTAGGTTATGCTTCTTGGGGGGTCTTACCTTCATGGGTAAAAATGAGATGCCCGTTATCTTTCCATATTCTGCAATGCTTAAGAAACTGGACTTGCAGTACACTTTCCTCACCACTGAAGATCATTGCCAGCTTATTGCTAAATGCCCCAACCTACTGGTTCTCGAG GTGAGGAATGTGATTGGGGATAGAGGATTAGAAGTTGTTGGCGATACATGCAAGAAGCTACGAAGGCTCAGAATTGAGAGGGGGGATGATGATCCCGGTCAAGAAGAGCAGGGAGGAGTCTCTCAGATAGGCTTGACAGCCGTAGCTGTTGGCTGCCGTGAACTGGAGTACATAGCTGCCTATGTATCTGATATCACAAATGGGGCGCTGGAATCCATTGGCACCTTCTGCAAGAATCTCTATGACTTCCGGCTTGTTCTACTTGACAAACAGAACAAAATAACAGATCTGCCACTTGACAATGGTGTCCGTGCTCTATTGAGGAATTGCACCAAACTTCGGAGGTTTGCCTTCTACCTGAGACCGGGAGGGCTTTCGGATGTTGGCCTTGGTTACATTGGACTATACAGTGGAAACATCCAATACATGCTGCTTGGCAACGTTGGCGAATCTGACAGTGGATTGATCCAATTTGCAATGGGATGCACCAAACTGCGGAAGCTCGAGCTGAGGAGCTGCTGCTTCAGCGAGCGAGCTCTGGCAGTGGCCGTGCTCCAGATGCCCTCGCTGAGGTACATATGGGTGCAGGGGCACAGAGCCTCTCAAACGGGCCAGGACCTCATGCTCATGGCCAGGCCGTACTGGAACATTGAATTTGCGCCTCCCTGTCCCGAAAGCGCTTATCGGGTGATGGCAGATGGACAGCCTTGTGTTGACACCCACGCCCAGGTTCTTGCGTATTACTCCCTTGCTGGAAGGAGGCCGGACTGTCCTCAGTGGCTGGTTACTTTGCATCCTGCGTGA